A region of Salvia splendens isolate huo1 chromosome 17, SspV2, whole genome shotgun sequence DNA encodes the following proteins:
- the LOC121774523 gene encoding 7-deoxyloganetic acid glucosyltransferase-like has translation MTDGGARPRVSCLIMDGMLSFPIPVAEEMGIPFMYFPTISACGLWPYFCVKEVIDSGELLFKGKNEDKLTFWKSKEMDLMVTSVPGMEKILRRRDLPSFFRVEDANDVVLQSIIEQSKRTRQAVGLIINTFEDLEGPILDQIGKHNANQNPYSIGPLHTHLKELQKAKGMESSHHSSSFWKEDDSCIAWLDSQPPDSVIYVSFGSVATLTRDELMEFWYALVNSGKKFLWVVRADSIVGGGIGNEIPVELEEGTKLRGLMVEWAPQELVLRHKSVGAFFTHSGWNSTIESIVIGVPMLCWPYFADQMVNSRFVSEVWKIGLDVKDSCDRLLIESMVREVMEVKRDELLEKARGMANMANKAICEGGSSHVNLNRLIQFFKSTA, from the exons ATGACTGACGGCGGAGCTAGGCCGCGCGTGAGCTGCCTGATCATGGACGGGATGCTGAGTTTCCCTATTCCGGTGGCTGAAGAAATGGGTATTCCTTTCATGTATTTTCCGACGATCAGCGCCTGCGGCCTTTGGCCCTATTTTTGTGTTAAAGAGGTCATTGACTCCGGCGAACTACTTTTCAAAG GTAAAAATGAAGACAAATTGACATTTTGGAAAAGCAAAGAGATGGACTTAATGGTAACAAGCGTACCAGGAATGGAGAAGATCCTCCGGCGACGCGACCTCCCGTCGTTCTTCCGAGTCGAAGACGCCAACGATGTCGTGCTCCAGTCCATTATCGAACAGAGTAAGAGAACACGTCAAGCTGTTGGTCTCATAATCAACACATTTGAAGATTTAGAAGGTCCGATTCTTGATCAAATCGGCAAACACAATGCCAATCAGAATCCTTATTCCATCGGCCCCTTACACACGCATTTGAAAGAGTTGCAGAAAGCGAAGGGAATGGAATCATCGCATCATTCTAGCAGCTTCTGGAAGGAAGACGACAGCTGCATTGCCTGGTTAGATTCCCAGCCTCCCGATTCTGTGATATATGTGAGCTTTGGGAGTGTTGCCACATTGACAAGGGATGAATTGATGGAGTTTTGGTATGCGTTGGTTAATAGTGGGAAAAAATTCTTGTGGGTGGTTAGAGCGGATTCCATCGTTGGGGGCGGAATTGGAAATGAGATCCCGGTTGAGCTTGAGGAAGGTACGAAACTGAGAGGGTTGATGGTGGAATGGGCGCCACAAGAACTAGTTCTAAGGCATAAGTCGGTTGGGGCGTTTTTCACGCACAGTGGATGGAACTCGACTATTGAAAGTATAGTGATTGGGGTCCCGATGTTGTGCTGGCCTTATTTTGCGGATCAGATGGTGAATAGTAGGTTTGTGAGTGAGGTGTGGAAGATTGGATTGGATGTGAAAGATAGTTGTGATAGGTTGTTGATTGAGAGTATGGTTAGAGAGGTGATGGAAGTTAAGAGAGATGAGTTGTTAGAGAAGGCTCGTGGTATGGCGAATATGGCCAACAAGGCTATTTGTGAAGGAGGATCTTCGCACGTAAATTTGAACCGATTGATTCAGTTCTTCAAGTCCACGGCATAA
- the LOC121773956 gene encoding anthocyanidin 3-O-glucoside 6''-O-acyltransferase-like yields MAVKIIESYSVSPPSGTAAEQTFHLLHFDMIWLDFVLTETLYFYPLKCSQSHFLDTIIGNLKHSLSLTLKHFLPLSSKIIFPLSSAATPVSRYTAGDSISLTIATCDNDFSHVVSNRPKAADGLHHLVPQMPAAAYSSDEIKFSPLAIQLTLLPNQGICIGFTHHHSICDATNLSAFVHTWASINKSNVINQLPFYGRDSVQDSTKLTISYWNQFKTIRPTVSLTLPLPSDKVRATFHLTDSQIDKLKTLVIIKKPSIGRPSTFVVVCAYLWSCLAKSAGEVVENGDETEYLSSPVNCRQRLDPPLPENYFGNCLIHMIAVSSHGILKGDEGFAAAAEAVAAAVKSVQKRTSVLEYFERRSEIISELKGKRLVRVAGSSKLDEYGADYGWGRAVKYECIHTDFHGAVNICKARQGGIELGFSMSKAKMDSFVDVFNKYLYINSNL; encoded by the coding sequence ATGGCTGTGAAAATTATAGAGAGCTACTCCGTCTCGCCGCCTTCCGGCACCGCCGCTGAGCAGACTTTCCATCTTCTACATTTCGACATGATATGGCTCGACTTCGTCCTCACCGAGACTCTCTACTTCTACCCCCTCAAATGCTCCCAATCTCATTTCTTGGACACCATCATCGGCAATCTCAAACACTCtttatcactcactctcaaaCATTTCCTTCCACTCTCATCCAAAATCATCTTCCCCCTCTCCTCCGCCGCCACGCCCGTTTCCCGATACACCGCCGGCGACTCCATCTCCCTCACCATCGCCACGTGTGACAATGACTTCTCTCACGTGGTGTCCAACCGTCCCAAGGCTGCAGACGGACTCCATCACCTGGTCCCACAAATGCCGGCGGCTGCTTACTCCTCCGACGAGATCAAATTCAGCCCCCTCGCTATTCAACTCACCTTGTTACCCAACCAAGGGATCTGCATCGGCTTCACACACCACCACTCCATTTGCGACGCCACCAATCTCTCCGCCTTCGTCCACACCTGGGCTTCCATCAACAAATCCAACGTCATCAATCAGCTGCCTTTCTACGGCCGAGATTCCGTTCAAGATTCAACCAAACTAACCATATCCTATTGGAATCAGTTCAAGACGATTAGGCCGACGGTTTCACTAACACTTCCATTGCCTTCAGATAAAGTCCGAGCAACATTCCACCTAACTGATTCCCAAATCGACAAGCTCAAGACCTTGGTCATCATAAAAAAACCTTCTATAGGCCGTCCCTCGACTTTCGTGGTGGTGTGCGCTTATCTCTGGAGCTGCCTTGCCAAGTCGGCCGGAGAGGTGGTGGAAAACGGCGACGAGACGGAGTACTTAAGCTCTCCCGTCAATTGCCGTCAGCGGCTTGATCCGCCACTTCCGGAGAACTACTTCGGCAACTGCTTGATTCACATGATCGCTGTTTCAAGCCATGGAATACTCAAAGGGGATGAGGGGTTTGCAGCTGCTGCGGAGGCGGTTGCGGCTGCTGTTAAGTCTGTTCAGAAAAGAACAAGTGTGTTGGAATATTTCGAGAGACGATCAGAGATAATTTCGGAATTGAAAGGGAAGAGGTTGGTTAGGGTTGCAGGATCATCAAAACTCGATGAATATGGTGCAGATTATGGATGGGGGAGAGCAGTTAAGTATGAATGCATTCATACAGACTTTCATGGAGCTGTTAATATATGTAAGGCAAGACAAGGAGGAATCGAGCTGGGCTTCTCAATGTCGAAGGCTAAGATGGATAGTTTTGTGGATGTGTTTAACAAATACTTATACATCAATAGCAATTTGTAA